A DNA window from Drosophila sechellia strain sech25 chromosome X, ASM438219v1, whole genome shotgun sequence contains the following coding sequences:
- the LOC6612307 gene encoding vanin-like protein 3, which yields MAALFRRFLWLISVALVLTDDNSDENAFYIAGVVEYRPTFMGGTSEQLLQANLAGYLEIMASGNGTTDIIVFPEATLNSVVTLTAVPKFTEQSLCEEQVGDDPEIAPFLRSLACAAREYSTYLVVNVKERAVEQCTSDETCSSRGYSIHNTNVVFDRQGAVISRYRKWNLYLEPSTNRTESPEIATFTTDFNVTFGHFICFDMLFYTPAQDLVEQLGIRHVIVTKMFNSELPFLTASQFQQGWAWANRVNLLASGGSLPQGGMSGSGIYAGQQGALARLMITDELEGQRMLLLAKVPLNPEEPIATDEILEPENTTPVKLKLLQQPELKNFTTWELPMVRGSSVDKRICQEDLCCEFRVTWTLEDTQPEYNYRLGVWVGRRRYEEEQYSAIRLCGLFACKGANVESCGLVSEQEVHLQDHRVVFTDLQILGEFVRRPRCLILPSTLSSSSFYALQPSQLAWSMEELVNVTRIKMELRQPHSQLMTFAIYGNYFDEYANGAAGRLGNLLFLLITPLIMMHLFRE from the exons ATGGCTGCACTCTTCCGTCGATTTCTCTGGCTCATCAGTGTTGCCTTGGTTTTGACTGATGATAATTCCGATGAGAATGCATTCTATATAGCTGGTGTAGTGGAATATAGGCCAACGTTTATGGGCGGCACTTCAGAACAGCTGTTGCAGGCGAATCTGGCTGGTTATCTGGAGATCATGGCATCTGGCAATGGCACTACGGACATCATAGTCTTTCCGGAGGCCACTCTAAATAGTGTGGTTACCCTGACTGCAGTGCCGAAATTTACGGAGCAGAGTTTGTGTGAAGAACAGGTTGGTGATGATCCGGAGATAGCACCATTCCTCAGATCTTTGGCCTGTGCTGCCAGGGAATATAGCACCTATTTGGTGGTCAATGTCAAGGAGCGAGCTGTGGAGCAGTGTACTTCGGATGAGACATGTTCCAGTCGTGGCTATTCGATTCACAATACCAACGTAGTGTTCGATAGACAAGGAGCGGTGATATCGCGCTACAGGAAATGGAATCTTTACTTGGAACCATCCACCAATCGAACTGAATCCCCTGAAATAGCCACCTTTACAACGGATTTCAATGTGACCTTCGGTCATTTCATCTGCTTCGATATGCTCTTTTATACGCCCGCTCAGGATTTGGTGGAGCAACTGGGCATCCGCCATGTGATTGTCACCAAAATGTTCAACTCCGAGCTGCCTTTCCTCACAG CCTCCCAGTTCCAACAGGGCTGGGCGTGGGCCAATCGGGTGAACCTCCTGGCCTCCGGAGGAAGTCTTCCGCAGGGTGGAATGAGTGGTAGTGGAATTTACGCCGGTCAACAGGGCGCTCTGGCACGACTTATGATCACCGATGAGCTGGAGGGTCAGAGGATGTTGCTCCTGGCTAAAGTGCCCCTCAATCCCGAGGAGCCGATAGCCACGGATGAGATCTTGGAACCCGAAAACACGACTCCTGTGAAACTAAAACTCCTGCAGCAACCGGAACTAAAGAACTTTACCACCTGGGAGTTGCCCATGGTCCGGGGCAGTTCGGTGGACAAGAGAATATGCCAGGAGGACTTGTGCTGCGAGTTCCGGGTCACTTGGACCCTGGAGGACACCCAACCGGAATATAACTACCGATTGGGAGTTTGGGTGGGCCGGAGGCGGTACGAGGAGGAGCAGTACAGTGCCATCCGGCTGTGTGGACTGTTCGCCTGCAAAGGTGCCAATGTAGAGAGTTGCGGCCTGGTCAGCGAGCAGGAGGTACACCTGCAGGACCACCGAGTGGTGTtcaccgacctgcagatccttGGCGAATTTGTACGGAGGCCACGATGTCTCATATTGCCCAGCACCCTCAGCTCCTCCAGTTTCTATGCTCTGCAACCATCCCAATTAGCGTGGTCCATGGAGGAATTGGTTAATGTAACGCGGATTAAGATGGAGCTGCGACAACCGCACAGCCAGCTAATGACCTTCGCCATATATGGCAACTATTTCGATGAGTATGCGAATGGTGCAGCTGGAAGATTGGGAAACCTGCTGTTTCTCCTAATCACGCCGCTAATTATGATGCATCTATTTCGGGAGTAG
- the LOC6612306 gene encoding LOW QUALITY PROTEIN: vanin-like protein 2 (The sequence of the model RefSeq protein was modified relative to this genomic sequence to represent the inferred CDS: substituted 2 bases at 2 genomic stop codons), whose translation MAKNYWGFSLFCLALGLMLNLSQQASLFKRDFYTAGLVEFKPSNDLSDNLAGYLEIIHSQNATSTDIIVFPESTLNSAGSTTFVPNPEDQINPCLSDPNATYYEEFLVTLSCAARNASKYIVINLTEKQKCEDVPEDTRPCASNGLNVFNTNVVFDRQGVVVSRYRKVHLYGEAKNSTFMPELSTYIXTDFGVTFGHFICFDILFYTPAYQLVDQGVTDFVYPAMWFSQLPFLTAVQIQLGWSYANNVKLLAAGASDPIVGNSGSGIYHGRSGSLRSVMRQESGERSIYVARVPKYRARRRMKRDLNRQVATSSSFNIKRDYLENFTSEELKIDAGKTGNLSQNLCHGGFCCHFDLAWRSLRKSSRNTSHYNYRVGIYEGWRNEKRLDVNYIRNCGLFNCSGPSIDDCGQLLPDLQKPLVTFTHLEIRVTYPXSREFLLFPDTLLDNLLPLEPKQFQWSQKRISEESHQVRLALRKSLEVKHLLTFGIYGNYYNNECTFGVGTAEEQLECGYKNPKI comes from the exons ATGGCTAAGAATTATTGGGGGTTTTCCCTTTTCTGTTTAGCCCTTGGATTAATGCTGAATTTGAGTCAGCAG GCTTCACTTTTCAAGAGAGATTTCTATACAGCTGGTTTGGTGGAGTTTAAGCCATCCAATGATTTGTCCGACAATCTAGCCGGCTATTTGGAGATAATCCACTCGCAGAATGCCACTTCTACGGACATCATTGTGTTTCCCGAGAGCACACTGAACTCAGCGGGTTCCACGACCTTTGTGCCCAACCCCGAGGATCAGATAAACCCCTGTTTGAGTGACCCCAATGCCACCTACTATGAGGAGTTCCTGGTGACCCTGTCGTGTGCGGCTCGCAATGCCAGTAAATACATTGTGATCAATCTCACCGAGAAGCAGAAGTGCGAGGATGTTCCTGAGGATACGAGGCCATGTGCCTCCAACGGACTGAATGTCTTCAACACCAATGTGGTGTTCGATCGTCAGGGAGTGGTGGTGTCCAGGTACCGAAAGGTTCATCTGTATGGTGAGGCCAAGAACAGCACTTTCATGCCGGAACTGAGCACCTATATATAGACGGACTTTGGGGTCACCTTCGGTCACTTCATCTGCTTCGACATCCTGTTCTACACGCCTGCTTATCAGCTGGTGGATCAGGGAGTCACGGACTTTGTCTACCCGGCCATGTGGTTCTCCCAACTGCCCTTCCTCACAG CTGTTCAGATCCAACTGGGCTGGTCCTATGCCAACAATGTGAAATTGTTGGCTGCTGGAGCAAGTGATCCCATAGTGGGAAATAGTGGATCGGGCATTTATCACGGACGCAGTGGCTCATTAAGGAGCGTGATGCGGCAGGAGTCCGGTGAGAGGAGTATATATGTGGCCCGGGTACCCAAATACAGGGCCAGAAGGCGGATGAAGCGAGATCTCAATCGTCAAGTGGCCACCAGTTCAAGTTTCAACATCAAACGGGATTATCTGGAGAACTTCACCAGCGAGGAGCTGAAAATCGACGCTGGAAAGACCGGTAATCTCAGCCAGAATCTGTGTCACGGTGGCTTTTGTTGCCACTTCGATTTGGCCTGGAGATCCTTGCGGAAATCCTCGAGGAACACCAGTCACTACAACTATCGAGTGGGCATCTATGAGGGTTGGCGCAATGAGAAGAGGCTGGATGTCAACTATATTCGCAACTGTGGCTTGTTCAACTGCTCTGGGCCTTCGATAGATGATTGTGGTCAGCTGCTGCCTGACCTTCAGAAGCCGTTGGTGACCTTCACTCATCTGGAGATTAGGGTCACATATCCGTAGTCGCGGGAGTTCCTCCTGTTTCCCGATACCCTGCTCGATAATCTTCTGCCTCTGGAGCCCAAACAATTCCAGTGGTCACAAAAACGGATCTCCGAGGAGAG CCACCAAGTGCGATTGGCCCTGAGGAAATCCCTGGAGGTCAAGCACCTCTTGACCTTTGGCATTTATGGAAATTACTACAATAATGAGTGCACTTTTGGCGTGGGAACAGCAGAAGAGCAACTGGAATGCGGCTATAAAAAtccgaaaatataa
- the LOC116802209 gene encoding uncharacterized protein LOC116802209 — protein MTWIWTLLLLGYVTAQGPSDEIAEIDAEVTLKLKSFLENFSGYWKDNTEFLNWIAKIRLALNNNSTDLAYKFELRYGFESYNKERLILEQQILDRVEDLDSIIPHQKHAKCLNFYVEQRNALKTALKQSNSKKIERFAENSPSCPYYSFDANEFRNNLTNEAQGINNSS, from the exons ATGACTTGGATATGGACACTTCTTCTGCTGGGATACGTAACGGCTCAAGGACCATCTgat GAAATTGCCGAAATCGATGCAGAAGTGACactgaaattaaaaagttttttggagAACTTCAGCGGTTACTGGAAGGATAACACGGAGTTTCTCAACTGGATTGCAAAAATCCGTTTggcattaaataataatagcaCCGATCTAGCATATAAGTTCGAGTTAAGATATGGCTTTGAAAGTTACAATAAGGAACGTTTGATTTTGGAGCAACAGATCTTGGATCGCGTAGAGGATCTGGATAGCATTATTCCCCATCAAAAACATGCAAAATGCTTGAATTTCTATGTTGAACAAAGAAACGCTCTCAAAACGGCTCTTAAGCAATCGAATTCCAAGAAAATCGAAAGATTTGCTGAAAACTCGCCATCTTGTCCATACTATTCTTTTGATGCCAACGAATTTCGAAATAATTTAACGAATGAAGCACAAGGCATTAATAACTCCTCATAA